In one window of Onychomys torridus chromosome 7, mOncTor1.1, whole genome shotgun sequence DNA:
- the Scamp2 gene encoding secretory carrier-associated membrane protein 2 isoform X2, producing MSAFDTNPFADPVDVNPFQDPSVTQLTNAPQGGLAEFNPFSETNAATTVPVTQLPGPSQPAVLQPSVEPAQPTPQLLLRQASKFLPSRFLAAGEPSERQMLLGRASIPRDSYMRKLPKAVAAAAQAGLLRQQEELDRKAAELERKERELQNTAANLHVRDNNWPPLPSWCPVKPCFYQDFSTEIPADYQRICKMLYYLWMLHSVTLFLNLLACLAWFTSNAANGTAFGLSILWFVIFTPCAFLCWYRPIYKAFRSDNSFSFFVFFFVFFCQIGIYFIQLIGLPNLGTSGWLAALSTLHDGPLAVSIIMMVVAGFFTLCAGLSLFLLQRVHAFYRRTGASFQQAQEEFSQGIFSNRTFRSAASSAARGTFQGN from the exons ATGTCGGCCTTCGACACTAACCCCTTCGCGGACCCAGTGGATGTAAACCCCTTCCAG gatCCCTCTGTGACCCAGCTGACCAATGCTCCTCAGGGTGGCCTGGCTGAATTCAATCCCTTCTCAGAG ACAAATGCAGCAACAACGGTTCCTGTCACACAACTTCCTGGGCCCTCCCAGCCGGCAGTTCTCCAGCCCTCCGTGGAGCCAGCACAGCCAACGCCCCAG CTCCTGCTTAGGCAGGCCAGCAAGTTTCTGCCTTCCCGATTCCTGGCAGCGGGTGAGCCCTCAGAGAGGCAGATGCTACTAGGAAGAGCTAGTATTCCCAGGGACAGCTACATGCGAAAGCTTCCGAAG GCTGTTGCAgctgcagcccaggcaggcctgctTCGGCAGCAGGAGGAACTGGACAGGAAGGCCGCTGAGCTGGAACGCAAGGAGCGTGAGCTGCAGAACACTGCGGCTAACTTACATG TGAGAGACAACAACTGGCCGCCCCTCCCCTCGTGGTGCCCTGTCAAACCCTGCTTCTATCAGGACTTCTCCACAGAGATCCCTGCCGACTACCAGCGGATATGCAAGATGCTTTACTATCTCTGGATGT TGCATTCAGTGACTCTGTTTCTGAACCTGCTTGCATGCCTGGCCTGGTTCACAAGCAATGCCGCGAATGGAACAGCCTTCGGCCTCTCCATCCTTTGGTTCGTGATCTTCACCCCCTGTGCCTTCCTTTGTTGGTACCGACCGATCTACAAGGCTTTCAG gtCTGACAACTCTTTCAGCTTCTTCGtgttcttctttgtatttttttgtcaAATAGGGATCTACTTCATCCAGTTGATTGGCTTGCCTAACCTAGGGACCAG TGGTTGGCTTGCAGCCCTGTCTACACTGCACGATGGGCCCTTGGCTGTGTCCATCATCATGATGGTAGTGGCTGGCTTCTTTACCCTCTGTGCCGGGCTCTCACTCTTCCTCCTGCAGCGG GTTCATGCCTTCTACCGCCGAACAGGAGCCAGCTTCCAGCAGGCTCAGGAAGAGTTTTCCCAGGGCATCTTCAGCAACAGGACCTTCCGCAGCGCTGCCTCGTCTGCGGCCCGAGGAACCTTCCAGGGGAACTAG
- the Scamp2 gene encoding secretory carrier-associated membrane protein 2 isoform X1, whose translation MSAFDTNPFADPVDVNPFQDPSVTQLTNAPQGGLAEFNPFSETNAATTVPVTQLPGPSQPAVLQPSVEPAQPTPQAVAAAAQAGLLRQQEELDRKAAELERKERELQNTAANLHVRDNNWPPLPSWCPVKPCFYQDFSTEIPADYQRICKMLYYLWMLHSVTLFLNLLACLAWFTSNAANGTAFGLSILWFVIFTPCAFLCWYRPIYKAFRSDNSFSFFVFFFVFFCQIGIYFIQLIGLPNLGTSGWLAALSTLHDGPLAVSIIMMVVAGFFTLCAGLSLFLLQRVHAFYRRTGASFQQAQEEFSQGIFSNRTFRSAASSAARGTFQGN comes from the exons ATGTCGGCCTTCGACACTAACCCCTTCGCGGACCCAGTGGATGTAAACCCCTTCCAG gatCCCTCTGTGACCCAGCTGACCAATGCTCCTCAGGGTGGCCTGGCTGAATTCAATCCCTTCTCAGAG ACAAATGCAGCAACAACGGTTCCTGTCACACAACTTCCTGGGCCCTCCCAGCCGGCAGTTCTCCAGCCCTCCGTGGAGCCAGCACAGCCAACGCCCCAG GCTGTTGCAgctgcagcccaggcaggcctgctTCGGCAGCAGGAGGAACTGGACAGGAAGGCCGCTGAGCTGGAACGCAAGGAGCGTGAGCTGCAGAACACTGCGGCTAACTTACATG TGAGAGACAACAACTGGCCGCCCCTCCCCTCGTGGTGCCCTGTCAAACCCTGCTTCTATCAGGACTTCTCCACAGAGATCCCTGCCGACTACCAGCGGATATGCAAGATGCTTTACTATCTCTGGATGT TGCATTCAGTGACTCTGTTTCTGAACCTGCTTGCATGCCTGGCCTGGTTCACAAGCAATGCCGCGAATGGAACAGCCTTCGGCCTCTCCATCCTTTGGTTCGTGATCTTCACCCCCTGTGCCTTCCTTTGTTGGTACCGACCGATCTACAAGGCTTTCAG gtCTGACAACTCTTTCAGCTTCTTCGtgttcttctttgtatttttttgtcaAATAGGGATCTACTTCATCCAGTTGATTGGCTTGCCTAACCTAGGGACCAG TGGTTGGCTTGCAGCCCTGTCTACACTGCACGATGGGCCCTTGGCTGTGTCCATCATCATGATGGTAGTGGCTGGCTTCTTTACCCTCTGTGCCGGGCTCTCACTCTTCCTCCTGCAGCGG GTTCATGCCTTCTACCGCCGAACAGGAGCCAGCTTCCAGCAGGCTCAGGAAGAGTTTTCCCAGGGCATCTTCAGCAACAGGACCTTCCGCAGCGCTGCCTCGTCTGCGGCCCGAGGAACCTTCCAGGGGAACTAG
- the Ulk3 gene encoding serine/threonine-protein kinase ULK3 isoform X2 encodes MAGPGWGLPRLDGFILTERLGSGTYATVYKAYAKKDTREVVAIKCVAKKSLNKASVENLLTEIEILKGIRHPHIVQLKDFQWDNDNIYLIMEFCAGGDLSRFIHTRRILPEKVARVFMQQLASALKFLHEQNISHLDLKPQNILLSSLEKPHLKLADFGFAQHMSPWDEKHVLRGSPLYMAPEMVCQRQYDARVDLWSVGVILYEALFGKPPFASRSFSELEEKIRSNRVIELPLRPQLSLDCRDLLQRLLERDPSRRISFQDFFAHPWVDLEHMPNRESLAKATALVVEAVKKDQEGDAAAALSLYCKALDFFVPALHYEVDAQRKEAIKAKVGQYVSRAEELKAIVSSSNQALLRQDTSVQGLLREMARDKPRLLAALEVASAAMAKEEEAGKEQDALDLYQHSLGELLLLLAAEAPGRRRELLHTEVQNLMARAEYLKEQIKIRESHWEAATLDKEGLSESVRSSCTLQ; translated from the exons ATGGCTGGGCCCGGCTGGGGTCTTCCTCGGCTGGACGGTTTCATCCTCACCGAGCGCCTGGGCAGTGGCACGTACGCCACGGTGTACAAGGCCTACGCCAAG AAGGATACTCGGGAGGTGGTAGCCATAAAATGCGTGGCCAAGAAAAGTCTCAACAAGGCATCTGTGGAAAACCTCCTGACTGAGATTGAGATCCTCAAGGGCATTCGGCACCCCCATATTGTGCAGCTGAAAGACTTCCAG TGGGACAATGACAATATCTACCTCATCATGGAGTTCTGCGCAGGGGGCGACCTGTCTCGCTTCATCCATACCCGCAGGATCCTGCCTGAGAAGGTGGCTCGTGTTTTCATGCAGCAGCTGG CTAGTGCCCTGAAGTTCCTGCATGAACAAAACATCTCTCATCTGGATCTGAAGCCACAGAACATTCTGCTGAGCTCTTTGGAGAAGCCCCATCTGAAACTGGCAG ACTTTGGCTTTGCACAGCACATGTCTCCATGGGATGAGAAACATGTGCTTCGTGGCTCCCCACTCTACATGGCTCCTGAGATGGTGTGTCAGCGGCAGTACGATGCCCGTGTGGACCTCTGGTCTGTGGGGGTCATCCTGTATG AAGCCCTCTTCGGGAAGCCCCCTTTTGCCTCCAGATCGTTCTCAGAGCTAGAAGAAAAGATTCGCAGCAATCGAGTTATTGAG CTTCCCCTTCGGCCCCAGCTCTCCCTAGACTGCCGTGACCTGCTGCAGCGACTCCTAGAACGGGATCCCAGCCGTCGAATCTCCTTCCAGGACTTCTTTGCCCACCCCTGGGTGGATCTGGAGCACATGCCCAATAGGGAAAGCCTGGCAAAAGCA ACAGCCCTTGTGGTGGAGGCTGTGAAGAAGGACCAGGAGGGGGATGCTGCTGCAGCCCTGTCCCTCTACTGCAAGGCTCTGGACTTCTTTGTACCTGCCCTGCACT ACGAAGTGGATGCCCAGCGGAAGGAGGCAATTAAGGCCAAG GTAGGGCAGTATGTGTCCCGGGCGGAGGAGCTCAAAGCCATCGTCTCCTCCTCCAATCAGGCTCTGCTAAGGCAGGACACATCTGTCCAAGGTCTGCTGCGAG AGATGGCCCGGGACAAGCCTCGCCTCCTTGCTGCCCTGGAAGTGGCCTCAGCTGCCATGGCCAAG GAGGAGGAAGCTGGCAAGGAGCAGGATGCCCTGGACCTGTACCAGCACAGCCTcggggagctgctgctgctgttggcaG CCGAAGCCCCAGGCCGAAGGCGGGAGCTCCTTCACACTGAG GTTCAGAACCTCATGGCTCGAGCTGAGTACCTGAAAGAGCAGATCAAG ATAAGGGAATCTCACTGGGAAGCAGCAACTCTGGACAAAGAGGGGCTGTCGGAGTCTGTTCGGAGCT
- the Ulk3 gene encoding serine/threonine-protein kinase ULK3 isoform X1, with protein MAGPGWGLPRLDGFILTERLGSGTYATVYKAYAKWDNDNIYLIMEFCAGGDLSRFIHTRRILPEKVARVFMQQLASALKFLHEQNISHLDLKPQNILLSSLEKPHLKLADFGFAQHMSPWDEKHVLRGSPLYMAPEMVCQRQYDARVDLWSVGVILYEALFGKPPFASRSFSELEEKIRSNRVIELPLRPQLSLDCRDLLQRLLERDPSRRISFQDFFAHPWVDLEHMPNRESLAKATALVVEAVKKDQEGDAAAALSLYCKALDFFVPALHYEVDAQRKEAIKAKVGQYVSRAEELKAIVSSSNQALLRQDTSVQGLLREMARDKPRLLAALEVASAAMAKEEEAGKEQDALDLYQHSLGELLLLLAAEAPGRRRELLHTEVQNLMARAEYLKEQIKIRESHWEAATLDKEGLSESVRSSCTLQ; from the exons ATGGCTGGGCCCGGCTGGGGTCTTCCTCGGCTGGACGGTTTCATCCTCACCGAGCGCCTGGGCAGTGGCACGTACGCCACGGTGTACAAGGCCTACGCCAAG TGGGACAATGACAATATCTACCTCATCATGGAGTTCTGCGCAGGGGGCGACCTGTCTCGCTTCATCCATACCCGCAGGATCCTGCCTGAGAAGGTGGCTCGTGTTTTCATGCAGCAGCTGG CTAGTGCCCTGAAGTTCCTGCATGAACAAAACATCTCTCATCTGGATCTGAAGCCACAGAACATTCTGCTGAGCTCTTTGGAGAAGCCCCATCTGAAACTGGCAG ACTTTGGCTTTGCACAGCACATGTCTCCATGGGATGAGAAACATGTGCTTCGTGGCTCCCCACTCTACATGGCTCCTGAGATGGTGTGTCAGCGGCAGTACGATGCCCGTGTGGACCTCTGGTCTGTGGGGGTCATCCTGTATG AAGCCCTCTTCGGGAAGCCCCCTTTTGCCTCCAGATCGTTCTCAGAGCTAGAAGAAAAGATTCGCAGCAATCGAGTTATTGAG CTTCCCCTTCGGCCCCAGCTCTCCCTAGACTGCCGTGACCTGCTGCAGCGACTCCTAGAACGGGATCCCAGCCGTCGAATCTCCTTCCAGGACTTCTTTGCCCACCCCTGGGTGGATCTGGAGCACATGCCCAATAGGGAAAGCCTGGCAAAAGCA ACAGCCCTTGTGGTGGAGGCTGTGAAGAAGGACCAGGAGGGGGATGCTGCTGCAGCCCTGTCCCTCTACTGCAAGGCTCTGGACTTCTTTGTACCTGCCCTGCACT ACGAAGTGGATGCCCAGCGGAAGGAGGCAATTAAGGCCAAG GTAGGGCAGTATGTGTCCCGGGCGGAGGAGCTCAAAGCCATCGTCTCCTCCTCCAATCAGGCTCTGCTAAGGCAGGACACATCTGTCCAAGGTCTGCTGCGAG AGATGGCCCGGGACAAGCCTCGCCTCCTTGCTGCCCTGGAAGTGGCCTCAGCTGCCATGGCCAAG GAGGAGGAAGCTGGCAAGGAGCAGGATGCCCTGGACCTGTACCAGCACAGCCTcggggagctgctgctgctgttggcaG CCGAAGCCCCAGGCCGAAGGCGGGAGCTCCTTCACACTGAG GTTCAGAACCTCATGGCTCGAGCTGAGTACCTGAAAGAGCAGATCAAG ATAAGGGAATCTCACTGGGAAGCAGCAACTCTGGACAAAGAGGGGCTGTCGGAGTCTGTTCGGAGCT